The Myotis daubentonii chromosome 9, mMyoDau2.1, whole genome shotgun sequence genome has a segment encoding these proteins:
- the DPAGT1 gene encoding UDP-N-acetylglucosamine--dolichyl-phosphate N-acetylglucosaminephosphotransferase isoform X3 gives MRAFPELPTPLLVNLMGSLLGFAATVTLIPAFRGHFIAARLCGKDLNKPGQEPIPESQGVISGAVFLIILFCFIPFPFLTCFVEEQCKAFPHHELVALIGALLAICCMIFLGFADDVLNLRWRHKLLLPTAASLPLLMVYFTNFGNTTIVVPKPFRPILGLHLDLGILYYVYMGLLAVFCTNAINILAGINGLEAGQSLVISASIIVFNLVELEGDCRDDHVFSLYFMMPFFSTTLGLLYHNWYPSRVFVGDTFCYFAGMTFAVVGILGHFSKTMLLFFMPQVAESLQLVTVRQSEDEDGAFTECNNLTLINLLLKVFGPMHERDLTLLLLLLQVLGSAVTFSIRYQLVRLFYDV, from the exons ATGCGGGCCTTCCCGGAGCTGCCGACGCCGTTGCTGGTGAACTTGATGGGCTCGCTGCTGGGGTTTGCGGCCACCGTCACCCTCATCCCAGCCTTTCGCGGCCACTTCATCGCCGCGCGCCTCTGTGGAAAGGACCTCAACAAGCCGGGCCAGGAGCCGAT CCCCGAGTCGCAGGGAGTGATCAGCGGGGCCGTGTTCCTCATCATCCTCTTCTGCTTcatccccttccctttcctgacCTGCTTTGTGGAGGAGCAGTGCAAAGCCTTCCCCCACCATGAA CTGGTGGCCCTGATAGGCGCGCTCCTGGCCATCTGCTGCATGATCTTCCTGGGCTTCGCGGACGACGTCCTGAACCTGCGCTGGCGccacaagctgctgctgcccaccgCGGCCTCGCTCCCTCTCCTCATGGTCTATTTCACCAACTTCGGCAACACCACCATTGTGGTGCCCAAGCCCTTCCGTCCGATTCTGGGCCTGCATTTGGACTTGG GGATCCTGTACTATGTCTACATGGGGCTGCTGGCCGTGTTCTGCACCAACGCCATCAACATTCTCGCAGGGATCAATGGCCTAGAGGCTGGCCAGTCACTAGTCATTTCTGCTTCCATCATCGTCTTCAACCTGGTGGAGCTGGAAG GTGATTGTCGAGATGACCATGTCTTCTCCCTCTACTTCATGATGCCCTTCTTTTCCACCACCTTGGGATTGCTCTATCACAACTG GTACCCATCACGGGTGTTTGTGGGAGATACCTTCTGTTACTTCGCTGGCATGACCTTTGCCGTGGTGGGCATCTTGGGACACTTCAGCAAGACGATGCTACTCTTCTTCATGCCCCAG GTAGCAGAGAGTCTGCAGCTGGTGACAGTGCGCCAGAGTGAGGATGAGGATGGTGCCTTCACTGAGTGTAACAACCTGACCCTCATCAACCTGCTCCTTAAAGTCTTTGGGCCCATGCACGAGAGGGAcctcaccctgctgctgctgctgctacag GTCCTGGGCAGTGCTGTCACCTTCTCCATTCGGTACCAGCTTGTCCGGCTCTTCTATGATGTCTGA
- the DPAGT1 gene encoding UDP-N-acetylglucosamine--dolichyl-phosphate N-acetylglucosaminephosphotransferase isoform X1, with protein sequence MRAFPELPTPLLVNLMGSLLGFAATVTLIPAFRGHFIAARLCGKDLNKPGQEPIPESQGVISGAVFLIILFCFIPFPFLTCFVEEQCKAFPHHELVALIGALLAICCMIFLGFADDVLNLRWRHKLLLPTAASLPLLMVYFTNFGNTTIVVPKPFRPILGLHLDLGILYYVYMGLLAVFCTNAINILAGINGLEAGQSLVISASIIVFNLVELEGDCRDDHVFSLYFMMPFFSTTLGLLYHNWYPSRVFVGDTFCYFAGMTFAVVGILGHFSKTMLLFFMPQVFNFLYSLPQLLHIIPCPRHRVPRLNTNTGKLEMSYSKFKTKSLSFLGTFILKVAESLQLVTVRQSEDEDGAFTECNNLTLINLLLKVFGPMHERDLTLLLLLLQVLGSAVTFSIRYQLVRLFYDV encoded by the exons ATGCGGGCCTTCCCGGAGCTGCCGACGCCGTTGCTGGTGAACTTGATGGGCTCGCTGCTGGGGTTTGCGGCCACCGTCACCCTCATCCCAGCCTTTCGCGGCCACTTCATCGCCGCGCGCCTCTGTGGAAAGGACCTCAACAAGCCGGGCCAGGAGCCGAT CCCCGAGTCGCAGGGAGTGATCAGCGGGGCCGTGTTCCTCATCATCCTCTTCTGCTTcatccccttccctttcctgacCTGCTTTGTGGAGGAGCAGTGCAAAGCCTTCCCCCACCATGAA CTGGTGGCCCTGATAGGCGCGCTCCTGGCCATCTGCTGCATGATCTTCCTGGGCTTCGCGGACGACGTCCTGAACCTGCGCTGGCGccacaagctgctgctgcccaccgCGGCCTCGCTCCCTCTCCTCATGGTCTATTTCACCAACTTCGGCAACACCACCATTGTGGTGCCCAAGCCCTTCCGTCCGATTCTGGGCCTGCATTTGGACTTGG GGATCCTGTACTATGTCTACATGGGGCTGCTGGCCGTGTTCTGCACCAACGCCATCAACATTCTCGCAGGGATCAATGGCCTAGAGGCTGGCCAGTCACTAGTCATTTCTGCTTCCATCATCGTCTTCAACCTGGTGGAGCTGGAAG GTGATTGTCGAGATGACCATGTCTTCTCCCTCTACTTCATGATGCCCTTCTTTTCCACCACCTTGGGATTGCTCTATCACAACTG GTACCCATCACGGGTGTTTGTGGGAGATACCTTCTGTTACTTCGCTGGCATGACCTTTGCCGTGGTGGGCATCTTGGGACACTTCAGCAAGACGATGCTACTCTTCTTCATGCCCCAGGTGTTCAACTTTCTCTACTCCTTGCCTCAGCTCCTGCATATCATCCCCTGCCCTCGCCACCGTGTGCCCAG ACTTAATACCAACACAGGCAAACTGGAGATGAGCTATTCCAAGTTCAAGACCAAGAGCCTGTCTTTCTTGGGCACCTTTATTCTAAAG GTAGCAGAGAGTCTGCAGCTGGTGACAGTGCGCCAGAGTGAGGATGAGGATGGTGCCTTCACTGAGTGTAACAACCTGACCCTCATCAACCTGCTCCTTAAAGTCTTTGGGCCCATGCACGAGAGGGAcctcaccctgctgctgctgctgctacag GTCCTGGGCAGTGCTGTCACCTTCTCCATTCGGTACCAGCTTGTCCGGCTCTTCTATGATGTCTGA
- the DPAGT1 gene encoding UDP-N-acetylglucosamine--dolichyl-phosphate N-acetylglucosaminephosphotransferase isoform X2 codes for MRAFPELPTPLLVNLMGSLLGFAATVTLIPAFRGHFIAARLCGKDLNKPGQEPIPESQGVISGAVFLIILFCFIPFPFLTCFVEEQCKAFPHHELVALIGALLAICCMIFLGFADDVLNLRWRHKLLLPTAASLPLLMVYFTNFGNTTIVVPKPFRPILGLHLDLGILYYVYMGLLAVFCTNAINILAGINGLEAGQSLVISASIIVFNLVELEGDCRDDHVFSLYFMMPFFSTTLGLLYHNWYPSRVFVGDTFCYFAGMTFAVVGILGHFSKTMLLFFMPQVFNFLYSLPQLLHIIPCPRHRVPRSWAVLSPSPFGTSLSGSSMMSELPDHCLHFTVSRAPDSGQGLRPTSFYLDQDCPSAQAAPSPPPPQPFLSPVIADMLGRDY; via the exons ATGCGGGCCTTCCCGGAGCTGCCGACGCCGTTGCTGGTGAACTTGATGGGCTCGCTGCTGGGGTTTGCGGCCACCGTCACCCTCATCCCAGCCTTTCGCGGCCACTTCATCGCCGCGCGCCTCTGTGGAAAGGACCTCAACAAGCCGGGCCAGGAGCCGAT CCCCGAGTCGCAGGGAGTGATCAGCGGGGCCGTGTTCCTCATCATCCTCTTCTGCTTcatccccttccctttcctgacCTGCTTTGTGGAGGAGCAGTGCAAAGCCTTCCCCCACCATGAA CTGGTGGCCCTGATAGGCGCGCTCCTGGCCATCTGCTGCATGATCTTCCTGGGCTTCGCGGACGACGTCCTGAACCTGCGCTGGCGccacaagctgctgctgcccaccgCGGCCTCGCTCCCTCTCCTCATGGTCTATTTCACCAACTTCGGCAACACCACCATTGTGGTGCCCAAGCCCTTCCGTCCGATTCTGGGCCTGCATTTGGACTTGG GGATCCTGTACTATGTCTACATGGGGCTGCTGGCCGTGTTCTGCACCAACGCCATCAACATTCTCGCAGGGATCAATGGCCTAGAGGCTGGCCAGTCACTAGTCATTTCTGCTTCCATCATCGTCTTCAACCTGGTGGAGCTGGAAG GTGATTGTCGAGATGACCATGTCTTCTCCCTCTACTTCATGATGCCCTTCTTTTCCACCACCTTGGGATTGCTCTATCACAACTG GTACCCATCACGGGTGTTTGTGGGAGATACCTTCTGTTACTTCGCTGGCATGACCTTTGCCGTGGTGGGCATCTTGGGACACTTCAGCAAGACGATGCTACTCTTCTTCATGCCCCAGGTGTTCAACTTTCTCTACTCCTTGCCTCAGCTCCTGCATATCATCCCCTGCCCTCGCCACCGTGTGCCCAG GTCCTGGGCAGTGCTGTCACCTTCTCCATTCGGTACCAGCTTGTCCGGCTCTTCTATGATGTCTGAGCTCCCTGATCATTGCCTTCACTTCACAGTCTCCAGGGCTCCCGACTCAGGCCAAGGACTCAGGCCAACCTCGTTCTATCTAGACCAAGactgcccctcagcccaggccgctccctcccctcctcctccccagcctttcctttCCCCTGTGATAGCTGACATGCTGGGCCGTGACTATTGA
- the LOC132240472 gene encoding histone H2AX: MSGRGKTGGKARAKAKSRSSRAGLQFPVGRVHRLLRKGHYAERVGAGAPVYLAAVLEYLTAEILELAGNAARDNKKTRIIPRHLQLAIRNDEELNKLLGGVTIAQGGVLPNIQAVLLPKKTSAAVGPKAPAGKKATQASQEY; encoded by the coding sequence ATGTCGGGCCGCGGTAAGACCGGCGGCAAGGCCCGCGCCAAGGCCAAGTCACGGTCGTCGCGCGCCGGCCTGCAGTTCCCCGTGGGCCGCGTCCACCGGCTGCTCCGCAAGGGCCACTACGCCGAGCGGGTCGGCGCGGGCGCGCCCGTGTACCTGGCGGCGGTGCTGGAGTACCTGACGGCCGAGATCCTGGAGCTGGCGGGCAACGCGGCCCGCGACAACAAGAAGACGCGCATCATCCCGCGCCACCTGCAGCTGGCCATCCGCAACGACGAGGAGCTCAACAAGCTGCTGGGCGGCGTGACCATCGCGCAGGGCGGCGTGCTGCCCAACATCCAGGCCGTGCTGCTGCCCAAGAAGACGAGCGCGGCCGTGGGCCCCAAGGCGCCGGCGGGCAAGAAGGCCACGCAGGCCTCCCAGGAGTACTga